In the Populus trichocarpa isolate Nisqually-1 chromosome 8, P.trichocarpa_v4.1, whole genome shotgun sequence genome, TAGTCCACTCTCCACTTTGTGAAGAGCGGTGGAGAACGTTTTCATTGTTTCGACCGGACCGAGTCCGGTCCAAATCTAAATGCATCGAACCAAGTCCAACcaagtaaaatgataaaaaatctaaatttttttaatcgtgttttattcgaaaaaatagtgtttaacattatttaatgacactacataaattagaaagatatcACATGATGACGTAActtttgcagaatttgatcgcagtctcaattttattcctgatgatattttacctaatgTTGTTGCACGTTcaagaaaccatgaaaactatagTTCTTGTTGGGTGAATTTCGTACgcgatgaaattgtagatagtttattagaacaataaaaaaaattatataaagtattatttatttcatgatataataacagtagttaaatttacaatatttaaattaaaaaccatcaatattaatatatatcttttttagttattttataatatcgatttgaaaagcattcataaccaaacacattaaactactttttattcaaccttaatttcaatcttaattttaaccaaacatatataaataccaaacaaaccacaactaaaaatacttttataaaataatttttttcaaacgaGGAACCAAAAACTACCACAATACACACTCCTCCACCTCCAACTGTCCTGTTAACATACCCCGAATATAGGATTGAAGATATTAACAAACGGACACCCattttaataagttttacaGCATCAAGAGAATCAGAAAGACAAGTAACATTTATGGGTTTATATGTAGAATTTAATTATGGGGGTGTAAAACTATATAGTAAAGTATACCTTTAATTACtgaaaatatagaataaaaagtaaatatgaTGTTAAAACTCaaactttagaatggttaggattaaGTTCAACAAGGTAAGAGATTTTTTCACGAAGAGAGATTTGCATTAGatcttaaaaaaagatcaatgaataaaaattcgacctaaaaaaacaattaaataacaaCGCAACTTATCTTAAGTATGGTGTGCTGGGAATGATACATCTtctctatatataattaattctttaCCCAAATTCTTGTAAATCATGAGTTCTTAACcgttataatattaaataacgatttttgaattataattataattttttgagtaaatccaaatttattttttttaatagcacaCCGacacatataatttttcaacAGACTCAACTATGCATCACAGTAACATGTGCgacaatattaaagaaaaaggatcaATTCAGAGAGGAGATCCTCtaatttataaatcaattcatcttaaaattaacaatgagaataatatttaaaaaacacccatcaacacctattttttcaaatgattcgTGGCTTGAGGCCCTGCAGGCTGCTAAAGATCTTTTCCCTAGAGAGTTGACTAGCAGTGATTATTCACCTTCTGAAGATGTCTTCATTTCAACTGAGAAGTTAAGATCACGATTAGTGCAGGAAGGTGTTGGTGAGACAGTCATCAAAGAATGTGAATCCATTATGTTATCAGAAGTCTCTGAGCTGCAAAACAAGTTGAAGGCTCTTCAACATAAACACATCATGGTGTTAGACACATTGAGGCAATTAGAGGTGCTTTTCACTCTTTCCTTTATCATCTTTATTCGGTGCAATAGTAAATTCGAATATCTGCAAGCATGAGAACAACATACTTTGACATTCCAGGATTTTATGAGAATGAAGCTGGGCATCTCATATTTGATTTTCggacttttttatgtttttcatcttGAATTTGGCTCAAGAATGTTGTTCGTCTTTGTTGATGTTATGTTGGTTACCATGCAACAATCACAGTAAGTAGGTGTTGCTGTTTCGATTGAATTTGAGATGTTTACCCCATTAGAAGAGACATATGGGTGACTATATCAGTGGAGCAATCTGTAGATTATAGCACTAAGATGCACTGTTTATACATGTTATCTTCATCTTAACTGTGAGATGCTTCACTGTCTTGTAGTTACTCATTCTAGCCACTGTTTAGAACATTAAAAGATTGGTGTTATCTGCAAACACTGAAACTGATCTAGGACAGTCGTGAACTTCCACCGGTCAAGCTCTTTGTGgccatataaaatttaaataacttaaaaattagTGCAAGTGTTTTATACACATGGAGTTAGAACTGATTATGGATTCGTTTTAGGAGGGACAgggttgaaacttgaaagttgGGGTTTAATGTGAGGGTTTAAGGGCTGACTTGATGTTTGAATTAGGCTGTGAAAGTTACTGGAGACACTGTAGTAATGGGAAAGGAGAAGGAGATGCACAGAataaaatgagaggaaaaaagaaaacctagGCATCAAACCTATAAATTAACtttgaaactttaaattttctaTCACTCAACTCAGAATTTAAGACATCACATCTTTATTTGTTGAGATTAGAACTAAACAATAAACGTGGATTTAGAGCAGTAAATAAACTAACACAAGCATTCCATAGTTGATTAGGAAAGCAACTGatgaaaacaatttattataaGCTAAATGCTAAAAATTTCAACACGAAGTTAGACTCTGACAAATTGGAAAACCACCAAAATACCCTTGTTTTTCTGGAATTTGCAAAAACTATAATCCTGCCTCGCTTACAGATCACAcgcaaaaaataaactaatcaaataaataaatctaccaTGACAATGACACTTATTCTTAGCTAAAGTATGATATAGCCACTTCATCATTTggaatctcaaataaataaggatggtaTTGTCACCAAATGCTTTAAATTTCAAAGATgcttacaggaaaaaaaaaaaaaaaaaactccagtATATTGAAGACATGGAATAGAAAAAagcttttcatttttatgttttatgtgaATGAAATGTATTGCTGCAAGCTGTGTATTGAACTATAAAATGTTGATTGTTATGTTTCTTTGACGATGGTCATTTTATGAACTCGTATACCATTCATATGCGCATTCTCTCATGCATATAATACTGGATCAAAAGATTTAGAACTTTATTGAGGAATAATTCACACCTAAAATTGTTTTGCAGACAGAGAAAATAGAGCTGGAAGCTACTGTAGTAGATGAAACGAAGGAACGTGATTCATATTGTGGACAAGCAAATAGAACATTTAGTGGTTAGTTTTGCTTTTAGATCTTTGTTATTTCCATATTTTGATAGTTGCTTTGATGCTTTTTTACCTACCAGCTCTTATGGGTTGAGCAGTTTACATAATAACCTTATGTGTGAAAATTCTTCAATCATTTGGTTGTTAAGGAAATGTAAGGACAGAGTCGTTAATTGATATTCTTATGGAACAAGTTGACCTTGTAGATCATTTTGGAATTCTACATGCAGAATAATCTTAATCAATTTTCTGGTGCTTTTGTAACTTGATTTTTTGTCTCGATTTGgcatattgaaacaaaatagaCAAGCACACTTGTAAGTTCTCCACCAATTTTGGCATAGCACTCAAGCATTACATTTGATCCCTTTTGGCGGAGTTTTGTACTTAATGGTACATGGCTCCTTCCTCGCTGTAGTCTCTGACAAAGTCTATTTCAACCACAGGAAAACTTTGCTACTTTGCTCTAAGTTTTCTGGTAAGACTTATTGATTTTTCGAGTGCTGAAAGTTAACTGATATTCATGTTCCTTCCATGTCACAGATTTCTATTCTGTAATGTCAGAGGCTAGTGCTAGCGATTCCGATGCTGACAATGAAAGTCAAGATGGAGCAGATGTTGAATCAGATGAAAATGATGGTTTATTCTTTGATACAAATGATTTTTTGTCCACTGATGCTTTAAGAAGCTCTTCCTATCGGAGTAGGGCAGCTACTGGAAATACAGATATATATGATAAAGACCCCTTTTTATCTGATCATTTGCGTGGGTTTGAGAAGGAGATTAGGACAGTTCAATATCCGTATGTTAAAAGAAGAGATATTCTGCCGGAACCAAAGGAGAAAGAGAAACATGTTGGTCTGTGGTCAATTATCAAGGACAATATCGGGAAGGACTTATCTGGAGTTTGTCTTCCTGTTTATTTTAACGAACCACTCTCTTTGCTGCAGAAGTGCTTTGAGGATTTGGAGTACTCATACTTGGTTGGTCAAGCTTTGGAATGGGGAAAGCAGGTCAGGTCCTCAGCTGTGCTTTCTTTTGTAACAAAGCAGTTTTAAAACATGATCTGCTTGTTACATTTTAGTACAGGTAGTTGGTTAATCAAGCATCAGTAGACTGTAACagactttttttccttttccccacttttttttattaatgaatcgatttgtttcctttcctttgttttgtatgttatcactgattcaaTTTGTGACTTAGCTGTTACTTAGGCTTCTTGGTGATTGTGATCCCTGTTGGACTAAGGTCATTCTGTCCTTCTGTCCACTTGCTTGtctgtttgtttgattttggagGACTATCTGGTTTGAAATAAGCCTCTTAAGGCCTTTAGCTTTTGTTATGGAGAATGAGATATTCAGACCTTGATCATATTTgtagaaaattaatattaactgACAGCagaattttattgaaaagtCTTTTTCATTGTTGTTAATTAGCTCCATTCTTTGGTTCCCGCGGGAACTGTTTATGGTGGTACTTATGTTGTATCAGGATGCATTGAGTTggcattttttgtttatttattcataaataatGGGATTTTGCATGTTTCAGGGGAACGATTTGATGAGAATTCTAAACGATGCAGCTTTTGCTGTATCCGGGTATGCCTCAACAGAAGGTCGTCAGTGCAAACCCTTCAACCCTCTCCTTGGGGAAACCTACGAGGCTGCCTATCCAGATAAAGGACTTCGTTTTTTCTGATCAGAAAAACTAATGCTCTCTCCCCCCTTATGTTTTAAACTGATTGCGACAAATTCTTGAACCAGATGTGCAGTTACTATATATGTTGAATATCATTGAGATAAAAGTTAATCTGGCTTTTCTCTTTATTCTTGATATGATGCTTGACTAGCCTTTTTTTCAGGTAAGTCACCACCCTATGGTAGTTGCTTGTCACTGTGAGGGAAGAGGCTGGAAATTCTGGGCTGATTCCAATCTCAAGGGGAAGTTTTGGGGGCGGTCTATTCAGCTCGATCCTGTTGGTGTCCTCACCCTGCAGTTTGAGGATGGAGAGACCTTTCAGTGGAGCAAGGTCACCACTTCCATATACAACATTATACTTGGTAAACTTTATTGTGATCACTACGGAACCATGCGTATCAAGGGCAGTGGAAAATATTCTTGCAAGCTCAGGTTCAAGGAGCAGTCCATCATAGACCGAAATCCCCATCAGGTGCTTAATCTATTTTTCATACAACTTGTGACAAACCCATGCTTACAACCAGGGGGGCAGTTTCCCTCTTTAGTTTTTGTTCCAAAACATAAATCAttaatataatgaaataaaaaattcaccTTGCACTAAAAGATGTTTGACCTCCTTGCCCTTTCACCTAATTTGTAGAAAACCATTCAAGTGTTAGACTAGCAGCAAGAAGCTACACTCTCTGAATTTCTCTTATCAACgtgatttcatcattttcctTTGTTGTTTGTTAAAGAAATCAACAACCTTTCCATCAACATATTTGGAAGATTATTAATCAATAGATTGCTAGCTATTGTTAAACAGGCAGAATGCTTTATGAAATGTGCTAAGTAGCTGAAAGTATAGCCACAAAAGATAGAGATttaaataagttggaaaataataatGCTGACTTCTTGAGGAACTCAAATAATAAGTACTTTGAGGCAGCTTAGAAGCTTGCTTTAGCTCTCCAAGGGTGTGTTAAGGTTCTCTAAATCGCCCATGAGATGTGGACTAGAGCTTGAATTGTTACAACCACTGGCGTGTTGCTTCTTTAATCATATAAAAGTGAGATCCACCATGATAACTACTTGGGGGTTGCACTTTTATGCGAGCGAGGGAGCATTGCACCAGGAGCACCTTACAATCTCTCTATTATAAACAATTTGAGATAATATGGTAACTATAACAACGTGCTCTCTTTTGGGCTAGTTTAGAGCTAGAATTATTATAACTATTAGCGCATCGCTTCTTCATTCATATAAAAGTGAGACACACCATGATAACTGATTGTGAGTCCTCCTTTTATGCAAGGGAGGGAGGACGACACTGAGAGTACCTGATAATCTCCCTCTATTATAAACAACTTGAGAAAATATGATAGCAATCGTTATAACTTGCTCTTTTTGGGCTAGCCTAGAGCTGGATCTGTTAGAACAACTATCATATTCTCCTTGcttaaatatatacacagagaGTATGCGAGAACACTAGGCCAAAGTCCAAAACATTTGCAAATATTCTCTCTCAATATAGatatgtattaatattataacATAATAGAGTTTACCATTAACATATGAAGGGTGGTGTTATTTCCACTTCACCTTTTGTCGTAATGACCAGTATAATCTTGTTTAAGCAACACATTAAATAAGATTGCAACAAAAAAAGTGAAGATTAACATCACCCTTCATTAATATAAACGCTAATGTTGTCAAAGCTGCCAGGCACTCTTAAAGCTCTTATGGCTCTAAGCCTAGGCCCAGGGTCAAGTGCAACCTTGCAATTGAGTGAACTAAGGTTCACCCTATGTAAAGTGGTTTTAAAGATATAATACGAGAAATGTTTAAAAGTTGAATATAATTTGTTTAGCCTATTGGTTGAAGTAGTAGAATGTTGTGTTGTTGCTGAAAAGTTGTGGTTCGAGATtctaagcaagctattaatttttaaaaaaacttatagctGTGGTTTGAAGTTCTAAGTAAGctattcaagattttttaaacttgtatATCTATTAACATGCAAAGCAATTATCAAacacataaaatgaaaaatataacatttggTTCCATTCTCGGTTGTTTATAAGACACGTCCATTAATGGTAGTAGGAATATAGCTCAAACAATGAATCTGCCTAAATACATCAGAAGTATAAAATTCATAATAGAACATTTCTAGAGATATAATCATCCCTCTATCATATGAGATGGTGGTTCTCTTTGGCTTCCTTGGCTTTGTGTCTGTCAATGCTcttatttcttctctttcttgtaCTTTTCCCTCAAGTCTTTCGAAGTTCCAGCCCAATCTTTTTCAACTTCAGAGATAACTGTGGGGACCATACTATAACTTTAATTGAATTAAGCcagataattataaaagaaatcaatgGCACTAGTTTGAGCTGCTTGATCAGGCACCGTGCATGCCTTGTGTGGCTAAGGCCTGCCTAGTTTAAGGCCCTTCATGTAGGGCTTTGtacacattttgttttttgacacCTTTTCCTTGCCCTAGAATCCTGTTAATAATCTGTTTAACGCCTCATATTTGTGACAATCATTATAAATTGGTTGAGGGTCCATCAACTAGTGCTCCTGAgtagaaagaaattaaatacgTACTACTCTTTCTCCTTCCATCCATTAAAGAATAATTTGCgtgtgaattaaaaaatatcactaaCAAATTGGTTTTTACACTGATTATACATGTTTCCATTCTCACAGTTTGATTGCTATTAGAAAATTATCCGTTCTGGTACTTTGCTGCACTTTGTTTCTCTACATCTGTCCTGCGCTTACAAACCATGCTGACCAAATCCCTAGCTCACACATACTTGGCAACTCGACAGGTCCTAACTTAATAGATGAACAAGACACAGATGTGTGCACTTGTTTGATGTGGTGCTGGAACCAACTACTTGTTGATAATAGACTGATTAGGCAGGTGTGGTGCTCCACTGAAAGGTCTCTCCAAATCTCCATACCTTTCACACACCCTTTTAGACCGAACCTTCGAACTCGGTCCCTGACTGATCGAACTTAGAGAGGACACAGTGCCGAGTCAGGAGGTGAGTCGGTGCTCTTGTTAGATGTAACCAAGAAGTTGGAGATTAATAGCAAGATATCCTGTAGGAAATCTTGCAGAACATATTCTGTAGAAGCCCAAAAACGTTGGAGATTAAGATATAAATATGCAAACAGTAAGCATGTGTGCTCCTGAACCTCATACAATGTCAGGCAAAAATTGCAAGATATGGCTACGTTCAAACTGCCCTGCCTTTAGATGTCTCTTTGACCTGACAGAGACTGCTCAATAACAGCATTTGTATTTCCGCTTTGAGACAGGTAGATCCATACGGGTGCTGTCAGGTTTTTAATACTTCAGCATGAAGAAGATTTATTTCATGAACGTAGCATGTTTTCAGTAACCAGTGCTGGATATTGCCAGCACCTGAGTTCTTCGAGAAACTAGAGGCTTCATCCCTTTagagtttttttcatgttattattttcctagttgGTTCCAAAATAACTTGTTTATATCTGATGCACAATTTACCTTGTGATGCTTTCACACAATCATGCCATGGAGTATATATATGCTTAGCGTTCTTATTCTTCATACGTCCACTACTGGTTAAAGTTTAGACGGAGAGGGGAAAGATTGCAGACCTCAATTTGGAAGGCAGCAATGCCATTGTTGTTTTGACGAAGGATGTTGCTTTGTATATTTGCATGGCATGATATGCAGTCGATTACTTCTAGTTATCTGGCATAACCAAGTGTCGAGTCAAATTAGAAATTTAGAATATTCTCAACATGCTTCTCCTACTTCTGATGAGTTTTTATGGCTTTTCCTGTCGTGTCTATATGCAAGATGCAATTTAATTGtctcatcaatattttatttcaaatataattaattattttattattatatatatttgaataaataatataatgatattatcTTCTTAACCATACATATTGTTTTTACCCGTGGAGAAGTTATCATTTTAACACTCAAtataaaacaaaggaaaaaacatctctatttgttattttaaagatGTTAAGCTTCatggtaataaaaataaaaataataaaacctcatcataaaatatttcaaaaataaaacaaaaaatatttttatattttattttatcatcatgATCTATCTCTTGtcttcaaacaaaaatcaataatcaatCACTACTGAAGTATTGAATCACCTATTTTGACACCTAGGTTTTATGCCACGATCAACGTTTTTAACCCTAATAATAAACTGCATCACCTAGAAGCTTTCACTAGACAAGTATACGGTGCCATAATCTTTCAGGACTTGGTGCGCTTTTGCCTGGTAACAAGTAGCCAAATCCTTCTCAAATCAATGGTTTGTTTTGCTGGTATTGTAATTAGACAGTTGGCATATAAGAGGTCACCAACAAACCAAAACTATATCCTCCAAGAGAGTCTggtattttatatgtataaaaaaaatgcttcatGGCATGATAATACACGGTTCTGATCATTTCCATGCTTTCTTCCCCCGGAACTGCTTGCCAGAAAggctttgctttttctttttctcttgtcGAGATCTTGCTACCTTGGCCCTTTTTGCAGCAAGAGGCATCTGCTTTTTGTGTTCTTTCTGCCTGTTGCTCTGCCCGCCAGTCTGTCAGCACAAACCATGAAAGAAGTTCGTCAAACAATCAAGCAAATcacataaaaacattaatgcTTTGAACAAATCCGAACATGCGCTGAAAGATTTAAAGATCTATTTTAAAGTTTGTGCCAGAATCAACTATTACTGAGAATAAGATGGATTGGATTTCAAGACTTGGACCCCAAAATGTAAGCTTATGAAAAATGAATGAGCACCTTTTTCTGTTTTACGGCGATTCTAGATTTGTAGCTCTCTCTATCCTCTCTCCCTGCTCTCACCAGCGCTAATCTTTCTTCCTTGTTTAGCCTCGCCCGTACATGAACCTACGAAACGGAACCACAAAGCAAATTATATATCTCTTAGAGCTCATCAATATATATGTGTGCGCGCGCGAGCGGGCGCTTGCTTAAGAAGCAACATTTAACTAGGAGGAAAACTTTTAAGAAGAGACCTGAAACAGACATTTAAGTTAGTTCACATATCTAGGCACAACTGCGAGCGAAACTATTCATCAGTAATAACTAATAGAAGACTTACTTCAAGCGTAGCAGGATCCACCCGCTTAGCACTCAGATCATCAGAACTTGGAACCTTAAATCCTTGCCGATTTAAAGCAATCCTGGCATCCTTCTTGGCCTAGCGCATGAAAAACATGTCAAATAAACACTTCATGGTTAGCATATATCAATACTGACATCAATGTTAACCTATTAACATACCGTAAGTTCCTTGATTCTTTGGAAGTCTTCATTAGAAAGAATACCATCTGTAGAGTCTGATGGTGGTTTCTTCAACTTCTCTTCTGTCATTTTCTTTAAAGCCCGCAAACTTGTATCAGCTGCTAGAAGTTGCCCATCAAAATCAGAGAACTTCCTCTTTCTAGCAGTAGATTTGTTAACTTTATTTATGATAGCCCTCGCATAACTGTCTTCATCATTCTCCTCCTGATCCTCATCCTCGTCCCCCCCCTCACCACCACCACTGTCATTGTCTACAGCATCATCACCATCTTCATCAACTGAGCCATCTTGCACGTCACCATCCTCACTTTCAGCGTCATCACTGTAAATCTGATCTCCTTCATCACTGGCAGAAACCATCTCCTCATTTTCAGAATCATCATCAGAGCCACGGGATGCCAAATCATCAACATCATCGCTGTCCTCCttgtcttcatcatcatcatcatcatcattaagtTCTTCTAACAACTCAACACCAGGAACACTGCTGACAATATTGACTTCTCCATAGGCCTTCGGCCTAGCTTTTGGGTCAATGGGACGACCTCGATCTTTCTTAATCAGCAGAGAGGGACAAACCTGAAGTAAAGGAAGCAATTAGTCTCACTGTATTAATCATGCCTGTAAGCATGTCTTGCAAAAACCGGTACTCATGGACAGAGGAAGCATATTGAGGCGCACAGTTCTAGTACCTCTCTGAATAAAGTAATGAGTGAACGAGCAGCTATTGAAACTGCCTTCTCATGAGATTTCTTGTATAATACAAGGTCTTGCAGTAAATCTTCATTCATCAACTAGAAAACAGAAGCAAAATATTACCTTTGtcaataaaagtaaaattcaCATGTGAGAATATTTGTATTTGAACTGATGCATGCAAAGAGATGCAACATCAAAAAGGAGATTAatgtttccataaaaaaaattctaatagaGGAAGCACAATAATAGcatacaaaaatatttcttcGTATCTCATCAATATTTTAAGAAACAGAAATAAGTAGTCAAAAAGAAAATGGCAACTGAGTTATAGTTACCAAAGGTATTCGCAAGCATATTTCCCTGATCACATTCAGTCCAATAGCAATGGCCTGGAACAAGCAAATAAAGTTAACAGGAAAAAACAGTTTACAATTTTAGAATACAGTCGTAGCAAAGCAGCTGGTGATCATACCTCAGGACGCGAGTGATCATGTACAAATTGATTTACTATTTGTTTGAATAATGGCTCAACTGCATCAGGAGGCACCTGGTACAGCAAAAACAGTGAGTTAGCAAGGAAAAGAATCTAAGAATCACATAGAAGTAGAAGAGGATGGAAGTTGAagagaataaatttaaaggaaaaaatctaTGATCACAGC is a window encoding:
- the LOC7473195 gene encoding uncharacterized protein LOC7473195 codes for the protein MADSLSASGRSSEKLSLQSLQSKMKIDPEGYETELGLVYNQFKSALDLFQQQAALSFASSSGVCADPTIYKDLSDRATFLSHVTPFYPKQLAEFPAQLAEFLKSSARTLPSGLRCHVTQALILLINRDMVDISETLALFMELQTLGDRTLRNLAFTHVVHSIRRMNKKHKNEAKNRALQNILFSLLQQDDEARAKRALITLCELHRRKVWFDDRTANSICMACFHSSSRIMIAALSFLLDYEKIEDNDNDDSDASSGEDDPNPRTAQVVISKESIYKAHNKGTVASKKKKKAKLQRAIRSMKRQQRLSSENNNSNYYSPFNHLKDAQGFAERLFSRLQTCNERFEVKMMMLKVIARTVGLHRLILLNFYPFLQKYVQPHQRDITNLLAAAVQACHDLVPPDAVEPLFKQIVNQFVHDHSRPEAIAIGLNVIREICLRIPLLMNEDLLQDLVLYKKSHEKAVSIAARSLITLFREVCPSLLIKKDRGRPIDPKARPKAYGEVNIVSSVPGVELLEELNDDDDDDEDKEDSDDVDDLASRGSDDDSENEEMVSASDEGDQIYSDDAESEDGDVQDGSVDEDGDDAVDNDSGGGEGGDEDEDQEENDEDSYARAIINKVNKSTARKRKFSDFDGQLLAADTSLRALKKMTEEKLKKPPSDSTDGILSNEDFQRIKELTAKKDARIALNRQGFKVPSSDDLSAKRVDPATLEVHVRARLNKEERLALVRAGREDRESYKSRIAVKQKKTGGQSNRQKEHKKQMPLAAKRAKVARSRQEKKKKQSLSGKQFRGKKAWK
- the LOC18101638 gene encoding oxysterol-binding protein-related protein 1D-like isoform X2, encoding MRIIFKKHPSTPIFSNDSWLEALQAAKDLFPRELTSSDYSPSEDVFISTEKLRSRLVQEGVGETVIKECESIMLSEVSELQNKLKALQHKHIMVLDTLRQLETEKIELEATVVDETKERDSYCGQANRTFSDFYSVMSEASASDSDADNESQDGADVESDENDGLFFDTNDFLSTDALRSSSYRSRAATGNTDIYDKDPFLSDHLRGFEKEIRTVQYPYVKRRDILPEPKEKEKHVGLWSIIKDNIGKDLSGVCLPVYFNEPLSLLQKCFEDLEYSYLVGQALEWGKQVRSSAVLSFVTKQF
- the LOC127905670 gene encoding oxysterol-binding protein-related protein 1B-like, which gives rise to MVVACHCEGRGWKFWADSNLKGKFWGRSIQLDPVGVLTLQFEDGETFQWSKVTTSIYNIILGKLYCDHYGTMRIKGSGKYSCKLRFKEQSIIDRNPHQVDPYGCCQVFNTSA
- the LOC18101638 gene encoding oxysterol-binding protein-related protein 1D-like isoform X1 — translated: MRIIFKKHPSTPIFSNDSWLEALQAAKDLFPRELTSSDYSPSEDVFISTEKLRSRLVQEGVGETVIKECESIMLSEVSELQNKLKALQHKHIMVLDTLRQLETEKIELEATVVDETKERDSYCGQANRTFSDFYSVMSEASASDSDADNESQDGADVESDENDGLFFDTNDFLSTDALRSSSYRSRAATGNTDIYDKDPFLSDHLRGFEKEIRTVQYPYVKRRDILPEPKEKEKHVGLWSIIKDNIGKDLSGVCLPVYFNEPLSLLQKCFEDLEYSYLVGQALEWGKQGNDLMRILNDAAFAVSGYASTEGRQCKPFNPLLGETYEAAYPDKGLRFF